From the Gossypium hirsutum isolate 1008001.06 chromosome A02, Gossypium_hirsutum_v2.1, whole genome shotgun sequence genome, the window tttccaaagtcggagcagggaatccagaaaccgttctggccctgtcccacaaaaatctgattatctcttaatatactgcccatatgatcttttcgttacttcctcatgaaaacagactcatcgagcttcgattacataatttattcatcaattaattccactcctactatttttagtgatttttcaatctcatgacactgctgctgccagcatctgttacgaaagtaactaggtccatttcatgcctacccttgatccaactcaatcgaacattcgtgccattttcgcatggcttaaagtttacatgccaaagttcaaacacaacgtaatagcttatacatgccaaaatgttcttctaagccaactaagaagaaagtaccaaaacttgctatccggtgtgatgacttcgatgacggcctgaccccgcaaaaatagatgagttcaagcaacctataatgggtgacaaggaaacaccgagtgagtttataactcagtaagtcataagcaatgcactaccatccatcaataacattattacaagaggaaacaaaatggaacgagacaatttactccatccataccgaaccataccatagttcctccaacctatcgattcaatttcatatcaattcatgcattcacattccatatactcatcaataggacattgaagcattttcataaatcaatttattttcgttacaatcaaacgactaaacggcctttcacccatcctacgataaattttatgtacgtgacttcaagtatatttgtcacataggttcaaacttaccgagctcaacaccaagtataagcatagcacctattagccatgtactcaagacacttacccgatccgctgtccgcgatcgactcaatagtgtcgcacacgtagtgtccataatgattcacgaatgtatattgagtccgcacactcagtgctatataatcaactcacacacttagtgctacgtaatcaaatcgcacacttagtgctacatagtcaaactcgcacacttagtgtcgcatggtcaattcgcacacttagtgcatcatattcatttcgcacacttagtgcaacatagtcaaatcgcacacttagtgctgtacaatttaatcccgcgcacttagcgccaatctcatggtcataaatggttatacccgcacgtttagtgccgagatcaacaactcagtacatcttacctcttttcttttcattcaacaacttcctcatcacatacgtacatgcatatatatatatgtatatttattcattccattcagcatcaatacataaacattatgaccatttgaaataataccaactacatgcttaatgacttaccttgtgttgggtaagacggttccaactcgactactcagtgatcttttctttgcctttgcttgattctcctcctttagctccttgagcttaatcaataattcactagtttaaccatcttgttaaacattcataattcaattacacatgcatatgtatgtttgtatattcggcaaccatccacactaattacccatttagtcggttacacacataattaaaggtaacatcgcgaatggcatacttatgtatatatatatgtatatatatatacttcggaatgggcatcacaattagatttaacaccaccttcatactcaattagatggccgaatgcatgtgtatatgcacaatgtcaactataacatcatgtagatccacatatactacatttcttatgttccacatcttaatgcccattatacataatcaaatttaacatcatctatatatttactcatatggccgaatatacatacccccatataatatcattttcattccatttaacacttaattcatcataaatttccccctttgctctcttttttttcttcatggccgaatgctccttctactccttttaccttcacaaagcatgaatttcatcatccaacttacaagcttacaatctcatgaagtttaacctcatggtacctatcaaactctcactcattagcttctatcataaacctccaacaacacccaataaacatatactttggggtctatggtagaaccaagaaaggaactcatagatatcaagatgtgagcaactaccattattcatctaagtttagcatgaaacacaatcatcacccttattaatcttttatagccgaaaaccatactcacccccaaaatcgaaatttcaacatggtttacaaaaatcacttgataactcactcaatatcaactaaaatttcaaaagctagtacaaacttccttaccttaatagtgacctaagatgaccgattgcttcactcccttcttcttcctttcaattcggccaagaagaaccaaagaacacaacttgtttttctttcttccttagaacattcggccaaggggaaatgaagaaagatggacacttttttttctttgttttctttcttactttcacggcaatggggaggggaagaaacaattacacacatcctttcctttttccatttctttattccccatacttcttattatattttatcctacatacctcactaggccaacatgttcccaacatgtttccacccatagcatggccggccactacatattagggagggggaatttgacatgcaagtcccctttttcttccacatgcactaataggtcctcatgcattgacctatcacattttaaaattttctcatataagtcctattgactaaattcacatgcaatcgactaaatcgaagcttgaaattttcacacattcatgattacatattctagacaataaacatcacattcaaacctttcgatgactcggtttagcggtcccgaaaccacttcccgactagggtcaattttgggctgtcacatatcttttcataatcaatgtcatGGCTTAGTGaaacatttcatatttttactttacTTTTGCAAAACAACTCCATTTATACCCTCACTGTCtatatacctttagatatttggactactggtccaaaagcTCCATGAATTTAATTATACTTGGTGTCTTTCTATTTTGACTAatctattccatatctatatttttcaatagatttattcaagattctccttttatttcattatttcaacaataatattgtatgcaaaaccattgtcgaccacttttattatcggTTTGACATTTTCTTGAATTAACATAACTTATCAAGATCTTTTACTTTCAttattttaatcttcagtttcaggtacttgaatctcttttagagttttacttattagttttGTCTTTGGTCTCTTCTGGAGTACCCGCCTCcattatatgaccatctagaagaattttcatctttggaaccgatcaatctaatatttattctaactgattgtcctattgggactttgattcaaattaaaatattagatggtatataacacttggttattctcatcaagtttgtaaatacatctaaaaGTTAACTTGCAATGAGTTATTcttgttgaacttctggttcaaattactcttcCCCTAACGCATTACAAGTTATATTTCCCTCCCCTTAATGTCAAGAAATCTATCGAAacaaaattgtaatcacaaatcatgtcataattgaatctccaatgcatttaaaacatctaataatacaaagaaacttataattaatatatattctcaactttctttgaggattcactcatctttctGCATTGTGGTGGagtaattggaacatatacgcacatacaaaaattcaaaaatgagAAATATTTAGATCTTGATCAAAAACCGATTCTAATGaagagtatttataacttatcagCTTGAAgtgtacaacacgtaaatcaacataatctcatattaaaataagaagtttagttctcataagtaatagtTTAGACATTAATTAGaggcgttcaatcaataatttctagccattatgcgcataaataacaaacttttacaaaagtttttcaaactcaatcaataaaatacTGAGATATAAACTTATCAGTATTAGCAaaatgaattgtcttaattgcatgatatgaaattaattatttaaacaagcaatcatGCAAACGACaagttgcaagttgataacacatacgtgattattttgtagatgcatctaccaaaatcatataatattaaaatcatcCACATTgtggatgaatgagcccatattcattttagaaatgcaagacattaaatctcaattttagctagtgagtttctaataagcAATTTTTATTGAGAACAAGCAGCAAATGAGACTTTtctaaattaaagaatcttctaagtttttaataaatgtccatatgaattctcaattatgaTTCAGGATGGTCTAGCTGGTCATGCCaatagtaaatgcatttgtataaGTAAACTTCTAatttactttaacatgcatttcaattgtactaaattgtaacaaattgataattttactatcattccttttactttatatttacatataagtactattgtgacatttactactagaaatgtctaaatcaatgtgaagtctataatgccactaagtcaataaatataatttttaaataattatatgcaatattcgtttcagggaatatgccaaaatcttcaaatgcaaAGCATTTAGTCTAGTAGTATGATTCTTGCTTTGGATGCAAGAAGTCTCGAGATCGActcaaaatcatttaaaaactCTTTTAACAAGAGTTTTGTATAATCAGTTATATCAATAATGACTGCTTAGGTCATGTATAAAAACaagcatatattaaatatatcaataaacgTCACatcttaaacataaaaatatatcataataaaaaACTAGTAATTTTTTCATAACCATCATCATAAACATgtatgaaatttaattcaaaatccaatTAACACATAGaacatttcatttataatttCTCATGTCActtctctaaataattaacaaatagaataatataaaatgtatgaACTAAATCAAATCTGAATAGCCATAAAATTCTTTGGTTTGTTAACATAAATTTGCATACtagatatattttaataaaatatattatttaattataaaacctactataacaactaaatagtttaattaatattcattttcatgaacaaataAGATGCACATTTGAATCATGAAAATTTGAATAAGTTCCCTCTTGCAAGGTTCTCATCAGTAATAGTTTTCCACattattttaattgagaacttattttgaatactataaagttatactcacagttttaaaaatttgtaacttcaggtgcatccaaccataacgagctttagatagaattaccatattctattcctcacatttttcttttaaattattccaAAATTTAAGTAGATCTTTTACAGTCAAACATTTTGCTTTCAACCCCTTAACAGGGATGATGACAAATGAAGATCACAAAGATAGttacaatcaattcaatttaataacaagagtaatcaaAAACTCAAtcctcccctttttttttcatcttttcaaaatagatatttatagcaatagtgattcatatgaaatgtaatttttttctcattcacaatctcaatatgagatccattacgatgaatatcttttaaaaccaatgcaTTAACAATCACAATTTTGTTcttttagatattgatatattaacTCTTCTGGAgcattcaactaattttgtactatcaaatattggaataatattttttttgttttagtacaaaatcatataatttttttttatttgtaatgatagaattcattactacattctcatatttttcctcaaagaatattaacataaacaaaatatttgaccaataatctttcatatcacattgataacataagttatctttaccctttaaagagttatcttgagaactctcattgttctcttatttattaataAGTTCTCACTTTTAGTtgtttatgattatatattttattttctttatgttggCATTCACTTTGGGGAATGCAACAAATATGGTAGGACAGACTTCTAAATGTCtccattgattttttattttataatcaccATTGCAAAACATGcttggatttcaaatcaaaatctatctatcatgattagtctccaattataataaacatgatataataaataaatcattgtaaaatatacatgacattctttaacattattattattattatcatcctGACTATTATCAAGAGTACTATTATAAGtagtaaaacaatttattttcgtaataacatttataatacaatagtaaaaaaatcatttaataaacaaaatcaaaattttcgtgTACGATGCTTGAAAGTTATCCTATACACATTGTACCAAACTTCAATAccacatatatgttataaaatcttatgatgctctaatcaaatatttataaattcaatttaaaagatataatacaataattttaagcatatttaataataataatataatcatttaatcatccaaatatcatacatactataatttaataaaaaaatctttagtttaaaagaaaccttaaagtaataatattttttataaaataattttaccaaaaatcaatcaACAAAGGAGAAAAACATATCAtgtaatgattttataaatttctttgcATAATGATTACCCATAATGCGTAGGCCTTAAGTGAAGGTCGAAATAATAGTAGCTCTAGAAGGCAATAGACAACAACTTGAGTAGCAAATTTGAGTGACAGGTTATTACATTGGTTGTTGCTTGAAAGGGGTAAGGCTTggtgaaagggaaaaaaattgacttatggaaaaaaataattaaaagagaatCGTGCTAATAacgttttataaaataaaaagacagaaagtaaagaataaagaaaataagagagaaaaagaaagagcgTATTTATTAATcaatgaaaatatttacaaagcttctccaaacttatcttgattttgatgaacatccacttaataagatatttatatattcataacACTATCAACCAACGAGTTGTTTTTTGGGCAAATCCTTGATACCAATGATTTTATTTTGAAACtttatttccttttcattttctatcaactttcttctaaatataatattttataatcctttaattgataaaaaaattgactaaatcaatggaaaaaactttaaaaaaaactttacatttattattgttgttaacaATATGATATTTCCTTCGAGGTACATAGAAATAATCCTCGAAGTTGGtccttaaaattgaaattaaaattaaatcgaGAGTTAAAAATATTACTTTGAAAAATTcaattgtttaataaataattatataaaaaattattaaaatttatttttaataaaaaattgaaagaattaattgaatttcctTTTGTTACATTggtaatgaatttttttaaaaattttataagctaAATACAAgattattaagtttttatttatttttatttttttaattttgaaatccaCAATGAGCAATACGTATCACTGATGACCTGATTTAGTGTCAAatcatttactaaattaattaaaactaaaattatgctACCCAgagtgaaaaataattttttaaaatattaaaatatttatataattttattatatattgtatttttaaaatttatatgttctattatttttaatggcATTTAGTTAAATTCTAACACTAACTTCTtacaaatataaacaaaaagggTTATGTATCGAATTGAATAATTTTAaccataaataaaacaattaatagataTGAAATACctctattttaaaaattgaaagctTTAGTTAGGAAGTTTgaaaatcaaattgatagaatttaaaaattttaagggttaaatttattgaattatttagaattataatTAGATTGATAGAATAAGTAAGTATTGaagactaaatgtgttattataccaattagaaAAAGACTTTATGTAATCAATTTGATGGTaggtgatcaaaataaaaaagaattcaaACATTAgtatctaaatttaaaatttttaaaattagttgATCAAAACAGGAATACAAATATAGTTGAGTGAAGTTTTCTATAGTTTACcctattttcaatatattttttattttattaaataatttttttaagtaattttcatGGACTGAATTTGTCATGGAGTTTCGAGTTCTCGTGAAATCATCTCACCTAATAACAACTAACTCCTGTAAGAactaaatagtgaaaaaaaattgCAGCGATGTActaccaaagaaaaaaaaaattgctgcGATATGGTGTTATGATATATATGAGAGTACGAAATGAACAACAAACGATAACAGTAAAAATATCTTTTAGGACTTTTTAAAGACAATGTGGGACTTTTGTTGGAAGGATTCTTCCCTGTTCTTCTCCGtatctgtttttcttttcttcctctaaccataatgtctccaaatctccTCATTTCCTCATCGATTCTTTCTTCTTTTACTTCAGGTATTTGTTTACTTTaccttgtttttttcttttacatatgCTGCCATTTTATTTCTTCTTAGTTGTGTCCTCTACCCCAACAAAACAACACTAATCTCTGCTCTTTCCTCAGATCTTCCCAATTTCTTGGTTTTTACTCCAAATGGAGATCTGGGTATCGTTTGTTTTTGTGGTTCAGCCTGTAAATTTGCttcttttattgttaaaaatggaAGGTTTTGATATTCTTATACTACAAAAGTTACAATcatttggtttgtttttgaaAAACGTTAAAAATGTAATCGAAATCTTATAATTTGGACTCTAGGTAGAAAAGAGAAGTTCCTTTAGGTGAGCTCATTAAGCTTGTAATATAAGTTTCCTTCTTAGATCTGCTCCATTTGATCAATTCTTGGTGAACAATTAGAATAGGTATCCGTTGCTTCTTTGATTTGGACTGCAAAATTGGTTCTCCAGATTTTAAGTGAATGTAGCAGGAATGTCTTCTTTATTGTATGATGCCTTTCTTAGAGAGTTGTGAAAGTCTACATCTTTTAGTCAGTAGGAATTCCATTTTGGGCTGTGTTCTTTTTTCAGAAAATACTGTAAAAAGAATAACTTTCTAATATTGGATAAGAATTCTCATAATTTTGGAGCTCTTTATGGCCGGTTATTGGATCTTGTCCCCTTTCCTTGATTTTGTTTGAATGTTGATTTGGGTGATTGATTTTGATTCTTTATGTTGTTGATGACTGGAATGGTACTTGGTACATACTTTTATGGAAATTTGAAATGGTGATTCTCTATCAAAATATGAGTACTTTGACTTAATTGATCCTGTTAATTCCGAAGAAACTGTGCAATAGGGGGATAAAGACGGCCTTCCTTTAGCATTTTTCTCACAGCTTTGGATTCTTATTCTCCTCCATGCCTTCAGATCCTTTTCTTTCTATTGTCTTCCGTACAAAATCAAGATGTGTTTATATTTACCCGGGTTTGAATGTGGTTGTTAGATAGATGTCTGGTTCGTGAACTTGTTTTCCTCTCTCACTGTCTGAATTTACAAGCATGCATATCTATATATTGAATGCCATATGCTTTCTGAGTTACAAGGAATACATTCCTATTGGCTAAGACTCCACTAAATTATGTCTAATAAGAATTTAACAATGGAAGTATGTTTGTATTGCTTTGCTTTCATTGTTTTAGTGAGTAGGGATAATTTTACCTTTTTACTTGATTTAATTAAAGCTATGAcatttatttcctttcctttcatGAGTTTCACAACTTTCTAGTGGTTATCTTTTCTTGAATACCTTCAGCTTTTATCTTGAGATTTAATATTTTCTTGTCCTTCTGCCAGATTTTTTAAACCATGTTAGCCAAAGGGGTAGGGGCTTCAAGCCTTGGTTCTTTGTTTGGTTGTAGGTTACATTTTGAAGCCCTTTCTGTCCTGATCACTAATATTTTCGAGTCATAAGCTTTCTGGGATTCATTGAGTTAAGCAGTTCTTTATCCAGTTTGTGTAGCTGTGCTGAAATGTGAAGTCAGCCCGTCTAATTCAAGATTTGGAGTTGGTCCCTGTTTTGGATTCTTTGTTCAAGGACATGTTTCTGTTGTGCTTTACTTGCTTGGTTTGATAAATAAATTTGTGTTGCCTTTGTGACGATTATACTGTAATGCAATAATCTCAAGTAAATTAAATCTAACAAGCTGTTGAGGGACATCGTAGAACCTTTGGATTTTATAGCGTCAAATGAGTGATCTTAATTTCTATTTCTGTGTGTTGATATTTAGCAAGCAATGGTATATCTAAAAAGCTGTAATAATGGAAGTGTTATTGGTTAATTGCTATGAACTGGAATTTTCTTGGAGTTAGTTTTCTTTTTTACAATAAGACTCTGTTTATGTGATTCTTCCTTGTCAAACTCTTGTCAAAGATTCTAGCTTTCAAGTCTTATCCTATATTTGGCAAAAGAAGTCCTATCCTTAAGAGAAAGTGGTGTAATCATTTTGATGTTTGTTGTAATTTGTCTAATCTTCTTTGAGATCCTGCTAATTGAATTTGCATGTTTCTGCCATTGAATGCTTTGATCATCCTCCagattttcatattattattgtgTTTCGCCCTTATACAAGATCCTATCTGTTTAGCTAAAAATCTTCCTGCACTAGCACAAATGAAAATCTTAGATAAAATCTAGTTATGAAACCCTGATGCTGCTTTCATATATGTTCAAGGAATTTTGCTTGAATAATAATGTTTTATCATGCATGATATTCATCTATGCTCTCCTTTCTACTGCGATACATGTTTTGTGTTGTTTGCCTCATTCGTGTCAATCAGCTAGTCACCTTTTGATACCTATGTGACAAATCCCATATGGACCAACCCCTTTCTGCTTTCTGTGTTTCCAGGGTGGCTTTGAGTTTCTTATGTGCGCAGTTATTAGCAGTAGTTTTTGTGTGATATTTTGGTACCAGCATTTTACAGAGGAAGCTAGATGGGTTCTAGATTCCCATCTCATAAGCTCCGCAATGGGCTTTATGTATCAGGCAGACCAGAACAGCCTAAAGAAAGGACTCCAACCATGAGTTCAGTGGCCATGCCCTATACTGGTGGAGATATTAAGAAGTCCGGAGAACTGGGGAAGATGTTTGATATCCCTATGGATGGTTCTAAGTCCCGGAAATCTGGGCCTATAAATACTGTTCCTTCAAGGACTGGATCTTTCGGGGGTGCTGCTTCAAATTCTGGACCAATCATGACTAATGCAGCGCCTCGGGCAGGCTATACCACATCAGGTCCTGGTGCCACTGGAGGCATGTTCAGCTCAGCATCATTAAAGAAGTCGAACAACTCTGGACCACCGAATAGACATGGAGATCCTGTAAAGAAATCATCAGGTCCACAATCCGGTGGAGTAATGCCGAGTGGACGTCAAAATTCTGGTCCTATTCCTCCTGTTCTCCCTGCAACAGGCCTTATTACGTCTGGACCCATCTCTTCAGGCCCATTGAATTCCTCTGGGGTTCCTCGGAATGTATCTGGTCCCCTGGAATCTTTTGGATCAATGAAAGTAAAAGATTCTGCTGTTCATAATCAGGCTGTCAATGTTCTTAGCCAAGATGATGACTTTTCTTTCAGGAGGAACTTCCCGAAACCAATATTTTGGGCACTGATACTGCTTTTCGCAATGGGTTTCATTGCTGGTGGTTTTATTTTTGCGGCAGTTCACAACGTCATTCTCCTTCTTGTTGTTGTGGTTCTTTTCAGTGCTGTCACTGCATTATATGTTTGGAACTCCTGTTGGAGGAGAAAAGCTATTACAGATTTCATTGCTCGTTATCCGAATGCAGAGCTTAGAAATGCAAAGAATGGGCAATTCGTAAAAATATCTGGGGTAtgtaatttaacttaattatttgaTGTGATATTTCCATGAtccttaatattttttaactaatCAAGATTGAAAGGACTAAACAAATTTTCACGTAATTGATTCCAGGTTATTCAATATAGTTTATCTAGTTGTAATGTGCATGCAATGTAGCGATTCCATGTGATTGAGCCTTTAGTAATTCCTGGGATCTTATGTTAATTCTTTAGCAATCACAAAATCCACTTTAAGACTGTTTAACCTAAATTGTGTAAAGCattccttttattttatctatGTGGTCTGAAGTTTGGTATTAAATgaagaaatataattcaagtcAATGCCAAGCTGTTGACTCAATGTCCCTACTCCAGCTCTTTATTTTCCTTATGTACCTGTATCCAACTAATGTCCTGACATGGATGTGGGGTATGATTCTCTAAATATAtggaaaaactcaaaaataattgACCATACCTGTTTGTCCACATAGCTTTATCTGACACTTACCCTCGAGCTTGAGTAATATAGAAAGGCCCTATTGTAATTACCATGGGCCTAAATCTGTTGGATGAAAAACATGCACGTATGGGCATGAACAAGCATTTATTTTATGCACATATGATCCCCTGTAACTGTTGCACATCTTCAAACTAGTGGAAATCAAATTACCGGTAGTTTATGCTTGTGCAGTTCATTGAAATAATTTGATTTGAACTGCTTGTTTGTGTAGATGACATTGATTAAGTGCTTGGTTGTGATTTTTGAAGGTGGTAACATGTGGTAATGTACCTCTTGAGTCATCCTTCCAGAAAGTTCCCAGATGTGTTTATACATCTAGTCGTTTGTATGAGTACCGAGGATGGGATTCCAAAGCTGCGAATCATACTCATCGTTGTTTTACTTGGGGACTTCGGTTGCTAGAAGTGAGTAACtgaattgttaaatttttaagaGAATTTGTTATTTTCCCTGTTTCTTTGAATTTAGAAGTCATAAAACAAGTCACGGTACTTCACTAGGCTTCTTTCATGTTTGGAATTATCAGATTTATCAGCATGATGCTTCACCAAGTAGTTAAGAAGCTTTGTCAAATAAGTTTTGCAATATAGTTGGGCAAAAAAAAtctctttttgttgtttttgagAAGCTGGATAATTGTCGTCATATTCTCTTTTCTGTATTCtaaattcaaatttatctaaTTGTTATATTAAGAGGGTATTGTTTACTCACTCCATCCTGGGATTTTAGTCGTTGGAAGATGAAACCTTTTTATCTGAGCTTGAATGTCATACTTTTGAATGTAACATTTGTTTATGTCATTTCAACAGAGGCGTGCAGTAGATTTCTACATCTCGGATTTCCAGTCTGGGTTGAGAGCATTAGTGAAAGCAGGCTATACGGCTAGGGTGACTCCTTATGTGGATGATTCGATTGTTATAGATGTCAACCCAGCTAATGAAGCATTATCTCCGGAGTTTGTCAGATGGTTGGGGGAAAGGAACCTCTCAAGTGATGACCGTGTAATGCGAATGAAAGAGGGGTAAATGTTCTATCCAATTCACAGTTTCACCATAATATTAAGTGCCTATGTTGCAGGAAGCTTTGTTATTCAGACTTGGGTGTGAGTGTCGGCGCGAGTATGTACCTGACATGGGTATAATCAGATTTTTTAAAAGTtctttttccatgtatttgaagGATCCTAGGAGGTTACATCCCCATATTCATTCCTG encodes:
- the LOC107952053 gene encoding uncharacterized membrane protein At1g16860, with amino-acid sequence MGSRFPSHKLRNGLYVSGRPEQPKERTPTMSSVAMPYTGGDIKKSGELGKMFDIPMDGSKSRKSGPINTVPSRTGSFGGAASNSGPIMTNAAPRAGYTTSGPGATGGMFSSASLKKSNNSGPPNRHGDPVKKSSGPQSGGVMPSGRQNSGPIPPVLPATGLITSGPISSGPLNSSGVPRNVSGPLESFGSMKVKDSAVHNQAVNVLSQDDDFSFRRNFPKPIFWALILLFAMGFIAGGFIFAAVHNVILLLVVVVLFSAVTALYVWNSCWRRKAITDFIARYPNAELRNAKNGQFVKISGVVTCGNVPLESSFQKVPRCVYTSSRLYEYRGWDSKAANHTHRCFTWGLRLLERRAVDFYISDFQSGLRALVKAGYTARVTPYVDDSIVIDVNPANEALSPEFVRWLGERNLSSDDRVMRMKEGYIKEGSTVSVMGVIQRNDNVLMIVPPPEPITIGFQWAKCIFPGTLEGIVLRCEDTLNNDAIPV